A region from the Lycium barbarum isolate Lr01 chromosome 8, ASM1917538v2, whole genome shotgun sequence genome encodes:
- the LOC132605718 gene encoding BRCA1-associated RING domain protein 1 isoform X1: MAVETQNIARFLNPLAFHIQKLGLELKCPLCLNLLTKPTLLPCDHIFCNFCVPRSTQVQCECPVCKHQYVDQEIRAVPHMESMIAIFRSLDATFNAKVFQLQSPDAGRSLEQSPVSVNADDKSRNERSVKAIVSSNDPNKEINRHNGHGMPWNVVNHLSHFPSSDMKADFKSAEEIDLNQLQQQSPGSSHSSDNNKEIVKEISELRVRNTDIKSHTAKRPVEGSSDAVPFLKKEDSSDVVEERDVKRQKKLNYGLPEMALQSYDHNHQREIIADSDRNLICKWSESSVVAHPKEVSDQHLLEGSVCAFCHKSKITEGTGPMLHYANGREVVGDATSLSKALPVHMKCIDWAPQVYYDGEIIKNLEAELARASKLKCSGCGLKGAALGCLVKSCRRSYHLPCAYEIQDCRWDCDNFVMLCPSHKSVKFPSEKSKSKKRASVEACPEPAPITSERLNFWATSSNGPKEWVLCGSALSSEEKYMLVKFANMCGATVCKSWNPSVTHVIAATDEKGACTRTLKVLMAILSGKWILTIDWIKASIQENCHVNEEPYEVSLDNHGCFGGPKAGRLRASSSAPKLFDGIKFYLSGDYVPAYKDDLLDLIEKAGGSIIHTKEQLICQTGATQATNSACLVVYNSDPPRSCAFGEESNILLQRKAKAEELAKQISCQVIIQHTWILESIATCKLVPFC, translated from the exons ATGGCAGTGGAGACTCAAAATATTGCTCGGTTTCTAAATCCATTGGCTTTCCATATACAGAAATTGGGTCTTGAACTTAAATGCCCTCTTTG CTTAAACTTGCTGACAAAACCTACATTGCTTCCTTGTGACCATATTTTCTGCAA CTTTTGTGTTCCAAGATCAACCCAAGTTCAATGTGAATGCCCTGTATGCAAACATCAATATGTTGATCAAG AAATAAGGGCAGTGCCTCATATGGAGAGCATGATAGCCATATTCAGAAGCTTAGATGCTACTTTCAATGCTAAAGTCTTTCAGTTGCAATCTCCCG ATGCTGGAAGATCACTAGAGCAGTCTCCCGTTTCTGTTAACGCTGATGACAAATCAAGAAATGAGCGATCTGTCAAAGCCATAGTAAGCAGCAATGATCCAAACAAGGAAATTAATAGGCACAATGGACATGGAATGCCTTGGAATGTTGTGAATCATTTGAGTCACTTTCCTTCTTCTGACATGAAGGCAGACTTTAAAAGTGCAGAGGAAATAGATTTGAATCAATTGCAACAGCAGTCACCCGGCAGCTCTCATTCATCCGATAACAACAAAGAGATAGTTAAAGAGATCAGTGAACTGAGAGTAAGAAATACT GATATAAAAAGTCATACTGCAAAGAGGCCTGTAGAAGGTAGCTCAGATGCGGTTCCATTTCTGAAAAAAGAAGATAGCTCAGATGTGGTTGAAGAAAGGGATGTGAAGAGGCAAAAGAAACTAAACTATGGATTGCCAGAGATGGCCTTGCAGAGTTATGATCATAATCACCAAAGAGAAATTATTGCTGACTCCGACCGCAACTTGATATGTAAATGGAGTGAATCTTCTGTTGTTGCTCATCCAAAAGAAGTTTCAGATCAACATCTTTTGGAAGGAAGTGTTTGTGCTTTCTGCCACAAATCTAAGATAACAGAG GGAACTGGACCAATGCTGCACTATGCAAATGGAAGGGAGGTGGTGGGAGATGCTACTTCACTTTCAAAAGCCTTACCTGTGCATATGAAATGTATTGACTG GGCACCTCAAGTATATTATGATGGAGAGATCATAAAAAATTTGGAGGCTGAATTGGCAAGAGCTTCAAAACTCAAGTGTAGTGGCTGTGGCCTAAAGGGTGCAGCACTTGGCTGCCTCGTAAAGTCTTGCCGGAGAAGTTATCATTTGCCCTGTGCATATGAAATTCAGGATTGCCGTTGGGATTGT GACAACTTTGTAATGTTGTGCCCGAGTCATAAATCTGTTAAATTTCCAAGTGAAAAGTCAAAGTCTAAGAAGCGTGCCAGTGTTGAAGCATGTCCAGAACCGGCTCCCAT AACATCTGAGCGATTGAATTTTTGGGCAACATCGTCAAATGGACCCAAAGAATGGGTTCTATGTGGATCTGCTCTATCATCAGAAGAGAAG TATATGTTGGTCAAGTTTGCTAATATGTGCGGTGCAACTGTATGCAAGTCTTGGAACCCAAGTGTCACTCATGTCATTGCAGCAACAGATGAAAAGGGTGCATGCACCAGAACACTGAAGGTTCTCATGGCAATTTTGAGTGGAAAATGGATCCTAACAATTGATT GGATAAAAGCCTCCATTCAAGAAAATTGTCATGTGAATGAAGAACCTTATGAAGTTAGCCTGGACAATCATGGCTGTTTTGGGGGTCCCAAAGCTGGTAGACTTAGAGCTTCATCAAGt GCACCTAAGCTCTTTGATGGTATCAAGTTTTATCTGAGTGGAGATTACGTCCCAGCTTACAAAGATGACCTGTTAGATCTAATTGAAAAGGCCGGAGGTTCCATTATTCACACTAAGGAACAGTTGATATGCCAGACCGGTGCTACGCAAGCAACTAACTCAGCTTGTCTAGTTGTTTATAACAGCGATCCTCCACGCAGTTGTGCATTTGGGGAAGAAAGCAACATTTTGCTGCAACGAAAAGCTAAGGCTGAAGAGCTGGCTAAACAAATCAGTTGTCAGGTCATTATTCAACATACATGGATTCTGGAGTCTATTGCTACGTGTAAATTGGTGCCTTTCTGCTGA
- the LOC132605717 gene encoding protein PHOSPHATE STARVATION RESPONSE 1-like has protein sequence MEARPALSVQRVGAHQLSTFRASGAHSSLPVHPASAEVSSLPSNSGAVGHLFSSSSGFSTNLHFSSVLPHEEHSAPAPFISQPTNNEASIPIANYGVLQSAASSQYVNENIEPWCTEPLPDYLDYSIDTPVHNTQLDCRNTDNCHIPHEDLSKQSDWPEWANLVMNDDDALTSNWNEIMVDTSIADAEPKMQYQEKNQPSNFPVHQVQPLQQIPTASLETSAVPASSTASGSSSKQRMRWTPELHEAFVEAVNKLGGSERATPKGVLKSMKVESLTIYHVKSHLQKYRTARYKPEASEGSSEKKDSSIGDLSALDLKTGIEITEALRLQMEVQKQLHEQLEIQRNLQLRIEEQGRTLQMMFEKQCKSMPGIDLAKGSSSVAEDAVQSSSNKNDPGVSVVDNHEAGNLTTQKVGEKQKEQEREDLGNPETNITSSSSAPPLKRAKVYE, from the exons ATGGAGGCGCGTCCTGCTTTATCCGTCCAGAGGGTGGGCGCACACCAACTCAGTACTTTTAGAGCATCAGGAGCTCATTCTTCATTACCTGTACATCCAGCAAGCGCGGAAGTTTCTTCATTGCCTTCAAACAGTGGGGCTGTTGGTCATTTGTTTTCCTCGTCATCAGGATTCTCCACCAATCTTCACTTTTCATCTGTTCTGCCTCATGAAGAGCATTCAGCACCTGCACCTTTCATTTCTCAGCCAACAAATAATGAGGCATCAATCCCCATAGCTAATTACGGAGTTCTTCAATCTGCAGCATCAAGCCAGTATGTTAATGAAAATATTGAACCCTGGTGTACAGAACCATTGCCTGATTACCTTGATTACTCGATAGATACCCCTGTCCACAACACTCAGCTAGATTGTAGAAATACAGATAATTGTCACATCCCACATGAGGATCTGAGTAAACAAAGTGATTGGCCGGAATGGGCTAACCTTGTAATGAATGATGATGATGCTCTGACTTCTAATTGGAATGAGATCATGGTTGATACTAGTATTGCTGATGCAGAGCCAAAG ATGCAATATCAGGAAAAAAACCAACCTTCAAATTTCCCTGTACACCAAGTCCAACCATTGCAGCAGATTCCTACTGCATCTCTAGAAACATCTGCTGTTCCTGCATCATCCACTGCAAGTGGTTCTTCATCGAAGCAACGGATGCGTTGGACACCAGAGCTTCATGAAGCCTTTGTGGAAGCAGTCAACAAGCTTGGTGGAAGTGAAA GAGCTACTCCCAAGGGTGTGCTAAAGTCAATGAAAGTTGAAAGTTTGACAATCTATCATGTAAAAAGTCACTTGCAG AAATATCGAACAGCTAGATATAAACCAGAAGCATCAGAGG GTTCCTCTGAGAAGAAAGATTCATCCATTGGTGATTTGTCAGCTCTGGACTTAAAAAC GGGTATTGAGATCACTGAAGCATTAAGGTTACAGATGGAAGTTCAGAAACAGCTGCATGAGCAGCTTGAG ATTCAAAGAAATCTGCAGCTGCGTATAGAAGAACAAGGGAGAACCCTCCAAATGATGTTtgagaagcaatgcaagtcgatgccCGGTATTGACTTGGCAAAGGGCTCATCATCCGTGGCAGAGGATGCAGTTCAAAGTTCCTCAAACAAAAATGATCCTGGAGTGTCAGTGGTCGATAATCACGAAGCAGGAAATCTTACGACTCAAAAGGTGGGGGAGAAACAGAAAGAGCAGGAAAGAGAAGATCTTGGAAATCCTGAGACAAATATTACCAGCTCATCAAGCGCGCCACCGTTAAAGCGTGCTAAAGTATATGAATAA
- the LOC132605718 gene encoding BRCA1-associated RING domain protein 1 isoform X2, protein MAVETQNIARFLNPLAFHIQKLGLELKCPLCLNLLTKPTLLPCDHIFCNFCVPRSTQVQCECPVCKHQYVDQEIRAVPHMESMIAIFRSLDATFNAKVFQLQSPDAGRSLEQSPVSVNADDKSRNERSVKAIVSSNDPNKEINRHNGHGMPWNVVNHLSHFPSSDMKADFKSAEEIDLNQLQQQSPGSSHSSDNNKEIVKEISELRDIKSHTAKRPVEGSSDAVPFLKKEDSSDVVEERDVKRQKKLNYGLPEMALQSYDHNHQREIIADSDRNLICKWSESSVVAHPKEVSDQHLLEGSVCAFCHKSKITEGTGPMLHYANGREVVGDATSLSKALPVHMKCIDWAPQVYYDGEIIKNLEAELARASKLKCSGCGLKGAALGCLVKSCRRSYHLPCAYEIQDCRWDCDNFVMLCPSHKSVKFPSEKSKSKKRASVEACPEPAPITSERLNFWATSSNGPKEWVLCGSALSSEEKYMLVKFANMCGATVCKSWNPSVTHVIAATDEKGACTRTLKVLMAILSGKWILTIDWIKASIQENCHVNEEPYEVSLDNHGCFGGPKAGRLRASSSAPKLFDGIKFYLSGDYVPAYKDDLLDLIEKAGGSIIHTKEQLICQTGATQATNSACLVVYNSDPPRSCAFGEESNILLQRKAKAEELAKQISCQVIIQHTWILESIATCKLVPFC, encoded by the exons ATGGCAGTGGAGACTCAAAATATTGCTCGGTTTCTAAATCCATTGGCTTTCCATATACAGAAATTGGGTCTTGAACTTAAATGCCCTCTTTG CTTAAACTTGCTGACAAAACCTACATTGCTTCCTTGTGACCATATTTTCTGCAA CTTTTGTGTTCCAAGATCAACCCAAGTTCAATGTGAATGCCCTGTATGCAAACATCAATATGTTGATCAAG AAATAAGGGCAGTGCCTCATATGGAGAGCATGATAGCCATATTCAGAAGCTTAGATGCTACTTTCAATGCTAAAGTCTTTCAGTTGCAATCTCCCG ATGCTGGAAGATCACTAGAGCAGTCTCCCGTTTCTGTTAACGCTGATGACAAATCAAGAAATGAGCGATCTGTCAAAGCCATAGTAAGCAGCAATGATCCAAACAAGGAAATTAATAGGCACAATGGACATGGAATGCCTTGGAATGTTGTGAATCATTTGAGTCACTTTCCTTCTTCTGACATGAAGGCAGACTTTAAAAGTGCAGAGGAAATAGATTTGAATCAATTGCAACAGCAGTCACCCGGCAGCTCTCATTCATCCGATAACAACAAAGAGATAGTTAAAGAGATCAGTGAACTGAGA GATATAAAAAGTCATACTGCAAAGAGGCCTGTAGAAGGTAGCTCAGATGCGGTTCCATTTCTGAAAAAAGAAGATAGCTCAGATGTGGTTGAAGAAAGGGATGTGAAGAGGCAAAAGAAACTAAACTATGGATTGCCAGAGATGGCCTTGCAGAGTTATGATCATAATCACCAAAGAGAAATTATTGCTGACTCCGACCGCAACTTGATATGTAAATGGAGTGAATCTTCTGTTGTTGCTCATCCAAAAGAAGTTTCAGATCAACATCTTTTGGAAGGAAGTGTTTGTGCTTTCTGCCACAAATCTAAGATAACAGAG GGAACTGGACCAATGCTGCACTATGCAAATGGAAGGGAGGTGGTGGGAGATGCTACTTCACTTTCAAAAGCCTTACCTGTGCATATGAAATGTATTGACTG GGCACCTCAAGTATATTATGATGGAGAGATCATAAAAAATTTGGAGGCTGAATTGGCAAGAGCTTCAAAACTCAAGTGTAGTGGCTGTGGCCTAAAGGGTGCAGCACTTGGCTGCCTCGTAAAGTCTTGCCGGAGAAGTTATCATTTGCCCTGTGCATATGAAATTCAGGATTGCCGTTGGGATTGT GACAACTTTGTAATGTTGTGCCCGAGTCATAAATCTGTTAAATTTCCAAGTGAAAAGTCAAAGTCTAAGAAGCGTGCCAGTGTTGAAGCATGTCCAGAACCGGCTCCCAT AACATCTGAGCGATTGAATTTTTGGGCAACATCGTCAAATGGACCCAAAGAATGGGTTCTATGTGGATCTGCTCTATCATCAGAAGAGAAG TATATGTTGGTCAAGTTTGCTAATATGTGCGGTGCAACTGTATGCAAGTCTTGGAACCCAAGTGTCACTCATGTCATTGCAGCAACAGATGAAAAGGGTGCATGCACCAGAACACTGAAGGTTCTCATGGCAATTTTGAGTGGAAAATGGATCCTAACAATTGATT GGATAAAAGCCTCCATTCAAGAAAATTGTCATGTGAATGAAGAACCTTATGAAGTTAGCCTGGACAATCATGGCTGTTTTGGGGGTCCCAAAGCTGGTAGACTTAGAGCTTCATCAAGt GCACCTAAGCTCTTTGATGGTATCAAGTTTTATCTGAGTGGAGATTACGTCCCAGCTTACAAAGATGACCTGTTAGATCTAATTGAAAAGGCCGGAGGTTCCATTATTCACACTAAGGAACAGTTGATATGCCAGACCGGTGCTACGCAAGCAACTAACTCAGCTTGTCTAGTTGTTTATAACAGCGATCCTCCACGCAGTTGTGCATTTGGGGAAGAAAGCAACATTTTGCTGCAACGAAAAGCTAAGGCTGAAGAGCTGGCTAAACAAATCAGTTGTCAGGTCATTATTCAACATACATGGATTCTGGAGTCTATTGCTACGTGTAAATTGGTGCCTTTCTGCTGA